A region of the Arenibacter antarcticus genome:
AAACTTAATATGTATTATGTGGCGGCCGCGGAGACCATGAAAAAGAACCTATTGACCAAGGTGATGGCCTATGCCGGCTCAGTCAGTGTGGAACGTACCTGGAAATCAGAAGGACAAGAGGTAAACCGGCAAGTTAAGATGAGCGATATTTCCAATATTGGAAAAGCCTTAAACGATGGTTGGGTAATAACCTTTCCACAAGGGACTACCACCCCATGGAAGCCATTGAGAAAAGGGACTTCCCATATCATAAAAAAATACAGGCCAATTGTTGTTCCTGTGGTTATTGACGGGTTTAGAAGATCGTTTGACAAGAAAGGACTTCGTATAAAAAAGAAGGGAATTCTACAGTCTATGGTGATTAAGGAACCTTTGGATATTGATTATGACAATGAATCATTCGACTCCATCATAGAAAAATTGGAATACGCCATTGAGCAACATCCTTCATTCTTAAAGGTGATTTCCAAGAAGGATTTAATGGCCCTTGAAGAAGAAAACAAACAGCGGAAATTTAGAGTCTAAAACTCCATTTCTTTTAGTTCCTTATAGTTCTTGTTTAGTTTTTTCAACAGAATTCCATAGAGCAGAAAATAAATACATCCCATAACGGTGGTAACTATGACCCCTAATATTAGCACAGTGGCCATCATAGTGGTCTTTAATTTTGCTGGATCTACGTTATCTAGATTATACTTATAACCCATAGCGGATATAGGGTCATCGTTTAGATAAATACCTGCAGCCATCACTAAAAAGGAAATAAAGATTAAGGATAAACAAAATAGGACATAATATTTAACAGTCTTTCTTGTTTTTAAAATGTTGGATAATAGTTGTCTAGCATTGTCCATGGAGGAGATTTCTTTATATCTCTTGTAAAACTGAAAAATAAAGAAGAGCACTACAGAATATTGAATAATAGTGGAGATCAATAAAAAATTACCCAGCCCCAAATCCCTCCAGACAGCCAAATTTTTAGACATAGAGGGCAAGAGGTATAATAAGTGGGGAAGCAAGAATTCTAAAATACTAATGAGAAAGATCCATTTCACGATGGAGGAAGACCTTTTCCAAATCATTTTATAAATTTCATCGAAGCCCAGTTTGGGCATCTGATCTTCTCTTTTCTTCCAATCCCTTTTTAATAGTTCTAGTTCATCCATTGCAATTAGGGATTTAAAATTGTTCGCAATTTATTTTTTATTCTATTCATTTTCACACGTGCATTTACTTCGGAAATACCTAATGTTTCCGCAATTTCGGTATAGTTTTTATCCTCCAAATAAAGGAATACCAGAGCTTTATCTATATCTCCCAGTTCTTTTACCGCATTGTACAGTAATTTTAGCTGCTGCTCTTCTCTTGGGTCGTATTCGTCCGCACTAATTTTAAAAATGACCGATTCATAGTCCTGAGTAGGAATACTTTTTTTTGATTTTCTATACAGGGTGATCGCAGTGTTTAGCGCCACCCTGTACATCCAAGTGCTAAACTTGGAGTCTCCCCTAAACTTTGGATAGGCTTTCCATAATTGAATCGTTATTTCTTGAAACAAATCGTTATGGGAATCCCGATCATTCGTGTACAAAGTGCATACTTTGTGCACAATATTCTGATTGTGTTGTAATTCTGTTACAAATTGATGCTCCAGGTCTTTGGTCACTTCGCGCTATTGGTTCGTTGACTATTAGTAGTACAAAATGGGGTTTTGTTACAACAAATAGCTACAAAAATTAGTAATTTTCTATATTTTCGAATCCGATTTTTTATGGGCTCCTATTTTCTATAGTCCAGTGCCGGGGACCGGTCTCCCAAGAGGGGAGTATATTTAAAATTAGGACCTCTTTTTTCTAGAAATTCTAATTTGGCCTTCTCAATAAGATCTTTATTTTTAAACAGGTCAATTGCCGTCAGTGCTAGGGTTTTTGCTGCCACCATCATCCCTTTGTTACCTATACTGGTTCCTCCGGCTGCTACTGCCTGCCAACTGTGTGCGGAAGTTCCGGGTACCCATGTTGCTGCTCTCATTCCCACAGTAGGGACTGTAAAACTAACATCACCAACATCTGTGGAACCAAATGCTACTGCTTCAGTTTTGTAGGGTTTAATATTTTTTACGGTTGCCAAGTTGGTGGTGTTGTTCCCTAATGTTTTGGAAATTTTATCAGCAAAAATACTTTCCGCTGTGTCATAGTTAAATCCGCCTACCTGAGTTAAATTATCATACATCAATTTTTGTAGGGTTAAATTCGGGAGTAGTTCGTGAGTGCCCCCTATCATTTCAAAATCCATTGTTGTTCCCGTACCTAGGGCAGCTCCTTCTGCAGCTTTACGGATTCGTTCAAAAATATCGATAACTACATCTCTTTTAGTATGACGTGCATAGTAGTATACTTCTGCATAATCCGGAACTACATTAGGGGCCTTACCGCCTTCTGTAATCACATAATGGATCCTAGCTTGCTCTGGTACATGCTCCCGCATCATATTTACCATATAGTTCATGGCTTCTACACCATCTAGGGCCGATCTTCCTTTCTCGGGTGCCGCCGCAGCATGGGAAGAGATCCCGTAAAAGCGGAATTTTGCCGATTTGTTGGCCAAGGCAGCTCCGGCGCTTGCCGAATTTTGTGCGCTGGGATGCCAATGCAAGGCAATATCTACATCATTAAATAGGCCTTCGCGTACCATATAGACCTTTCCAGACCCGCCTTCCTCAGCTGGACATCCATAAAAACGAATGGTGCCCTTGCTCTTGTTCTTCTCCAGCCAGTTCTTGGCCTCTATGGCTGCTGCGGCTGAGGCAGTGCCAAATAAATGGTGTCCACAGGCATGTCCTGCCTCCTTATTCGCCAATTTTTTTTCTGGTATTGCTTGTTGGGAAAGTCCCGGTAAGGCATCATACTCCCCAAGTACTGCAATAATTGGTTTTCCGGAACCATATTCCGCAATAAAAGCAGTGGGAATTCCCGCAACGCCTTGTTGTATGGTAAATCCCTCGTCCGATAGCGTTTTTTGAAGTAATGCTGAACTCTTTTCTTCCAAATATCCCATTTCGGCGAGATTCCAGATTTCTTGTGCGATACCTCCATAGGAGTCGCTCTTTTTATCTAACTGTTTAATGACATCATTCTTATATACTTGCGCCTCCAAACTAAGAAAGGAAAGGAGTAAAAGGATTAGGGCGAAACCTTGTTTTTGCATATGACTATTAGTTTTTGTGTCTTAAGTTTGTTCTAAATATAGTTAAATCCAAAGTTCTTATTCCAAGGTATTTCATGAAAGTTTTATTTTTCGCATATTTGATAATATGAATATTCCAAAGTCAAGTTTTCCCAGAATTATTATTGTTGGTGGTGGATTCGCTGGAATTGCACTAGCCAAAAAATTAAGTAAAAAAGAGGTGCAGGTGGTGTTAATAGACAAGCATAACTACCATACTTTTCAACCTTTGTTATATCAGGTTTCAACGGGAGGTTTGGAGCCAGATTCCATTGCCTATCCCATAAGAAAGGTCTTGAAGGACTTCCCTAATTTTATTTTTAGACTTGCTAAGGTCACTGAAATTTTGACTTCGGAAAATATCATTAATACCAACATTGGAATTCTCGAATATGATTATTTGGTGATCGCTGCTGGTTCTAAAACCAATTACTATGGCAATAAAGAAATTGCAGTCAATAGTATGGCGATGAAATCCATTCCTCAATCCCTTAACCTGAGAAGTTTAATATTGGAGAATTTTGAGCAAGCATTACTGACCGATAATTACCACGAAAGGAATGCCCTAATGAACTTTATGATTGTAGGTGCTGGCCCTACGGGGGTGGAACTGGCTGGAGCCTTAGCAGAGATAAAGAAAGGAATTTTACCCAAGGATTATCCCGATTTAGATACGAGGAGGGTTCAAATTAACCTCATACAATCTAACAGTCGAGTTTTAAAGGAGATGAGCGAAGAGGCATCGGAAAAGGCAGAGGAATTTTTGGAAGAGCTTGGCGTCCATATTTGGAAAAATATGAGGGTTACTGGCTATGATGGGAAAACGGTAACTACCAATACAGAAGAAATCTTTGAAGCGGCTACCCTGGTCTGGGCGGCAGGGGTTAAAGGGGTTAAAATGAAAGGGCTAGATGCCAAAGAGTTGCTTGCAGGAGGGAATAGGATAATAGTGAACCAATACAATCAGGTTAAAGGGTATGATAATATTTTCGCCATAGGCGATATTGCCAGCATGCAGTTGAAAGACTTGCCAAATGGACACCCTATGATGGCACAACCTGCCATTCAACAAGGAGAAAATCTTGGTGAAAACTTGGTGCGTTTGTTGGAAAACAAACCTTTAAATCCGTTTGTTTATAAAGACAAAGGAAGTATGGCTACTATTGGGCGGAACAAGGCAGTAGTTGATCTGAAGAAATTTAAATTTCAAGGTGTTTTCGCCTGGTTTGTGTGGATGTACGTACACCTGTTCTTTCTAATCGGATTTAGAAATAGAATCGTGGTATTTGTAAACTGGGTATATAATTATATACGCTTTGATAGGGAAGCGCGATTGATTATCCGGCCATTTAAAAGGAATTATGATGCCTTTAAAAATTAAGGAATCTTAAAGAGGTTATTGGGGACTCTGTTCTTCTGGATCTATTTTACGGGGGTGGTATTTCTGCATTACCTCTCCTAAATGCACCCTGTCTATGTGCATGTACACTTCCGTGGTAGTTATACTTTCGTGCCCCAACATCTGTTGTATGGCCCTTAAATCGGCCCCATTCTGCAACAAATGCGTGGCAAAGGAATGTCTAAAGGTGTGTGGACTAATGGTTTTTTTTAACGATATCTTTTCTGCCAGTTGTTTAATTATAGTGAATATCATGGCGCGAGTTAACTTCCTCCCCCGTCTATTTAAAAATAAAATGTCTTCCGAACCCTTTTGGATAGGCATGTGAACCCGTATTTCCTTTCGGTAAATATCGATGTATTTTTTATTGATTTTACTAATGGGAACAAAGCGCTGTTTGTCTCCTTTTCCAGTTACTTTTATAAAATCTTCCTCAAAATAAAGATCGGATAACGTTAGGTCCAATAGTTCCGAAACCCGTAATCCACAGCCATAAAGGGTTTCCAGGATAGCCCTATTGCGCTCCCCCTCCGGTTTAGAAAGGTCTATGGCCCCAATTAAGTTGTTAATTTCCGTTTCTGAAAGGGTATCCGGTAATTTTCGGCCCACTTTTGGTGATTCTATAAGTTCCATGGGATTGTCTTGCCTGTAGTCCTCAAAGATCAAGTAGTTGAAGAAACTTTTTAGCCCCGAGATGGTACGGGCCTGTGACCTGGGATTTACCTGCTGCGCCAGTTCATAGATAAATCGCTGTACGGTGCCCTTTGATATCGCTATGGGGCTGTCGGTTAGGTTCTTAGAGTTCAAAAAATGTACAAGTTTTTCCAAATCCAAAACATAACTTTTAATAGAGTTCTTGGACAATCCCCGTTCTATATTTAAGTAGTGCTGGTAGTCTTTTAATGCATGTTCCCAATTCATAGGCTAAAGATAAAACGGATTTTTAATCTCTTTGAGCTTATCACGCCATTTGTTTTAGATATAATTATAATAATGAGCTTATCTATTGCGTGATTTTATTTTGGATTTGAATAGTATTGGTCTATTTTAGTATTCTAACTTAATTTAAATCTCTATTTATGAAAAGAATTTTTGTGGTTATCGTTTTGGCATTGTTTGGATTTAATGTACACGCCCAAGAAGGTTTTAAGGCAGGAGCAAATATTGGATTACCGGTAGGTGATGCAGCAGATCTTTCTAGCTTTAGTATTGGTTTAGATGTCGTTTATCATTGGGAAGTTTCCGATACTTTTGTTGCTGGTATAGCCTCTGGGTTTACCAACGCGATAAGCAAGGAAATTGCTGGTATTAAGTTTGATGATATTCAATTCCTACCAGTAGCTGCATCAGGACGCATTGCAGCTGGAGAAGACTTTTCTCTTGGTGCCGACCTTGGATATGCTATTGGTATCAACGACGGAAATGACGGTGGATTCTACTACCGACCTTTGGTGGGGTACAGGGTTGGATCGGATATGGAACTAAATGTTTCTTATACTGGAATTAGCTTGGATGGAGGATCATGGTCCACAATTAATCTAGGTGTCTTGTTTACTCTTTAATAAAATCTAACTTTTAATCAAGAGGACTAAAGAATACTTTTTAGTCCTCTTTTTTTATGGTTTACATTTTACTACATTTATCCCATGAAGATTATAATAATAAACGGTCCCAATCTTAACCTTTTGGGAAAAAGGGAGCCAGAGGTTTATGGCAAAACAACTTTTGAGGATTATTTTGCCGATTTACAGTTTAAATTTCAGGAAGTTCAGCTGGAGTATTTTCAATCCAATTCGGAGGGCGATATTATTTCCAAGTTGCACGATTGTGGTTTTGAGGACTATGAAGGTATTGTTCTCAATGCAGGGGCTTATACACACACTTCAATAGGTATTGGGGATGCAATTAAGGGAATTAACACTCCAGTCGTTGAGGTGCACATCAGCAATACTTTCGCACGCGAAAAATTTAGGCATGTATCTTATATTTCGCCAGTAGCTAAGGGTGTAGTCCTGGGTTTTGGCCTAAAAAGTTACGATTTGGCCATAAGGAGCTTTTTGGAGAAGTAACCTGGAGTTGGAAGTGTGTCTATGTGAAAATGTACCCTTGTGTTAATTGAATATAATGTTCACATATTGGCTTTTATTCCCCTTTTTGGGGAGCAAATGACGGAAGAGGCCTTTTTTCTGTAATGTTGCAATTATTCTGTGGTCTGCCTTCACGATAACAATGAGTACTTTCAGGTATCAGGTCTCGGTCCACCTTCTTTTACATCGACTCCGTTCAGCACAGGTCTAAGGTGGAGGCTTGTACTAACTAAAAATCTCACTACTCACTTTTCTGTACTTTTGACAAAATAAGGATCCTTGACCCTGCCGAGTGAAGGACTCAAATCTAAAACTAATTACTATCCCACTGCGTTAGCTCTTACAGCGGCATCCTTTTTTGGTTTTGTAAACCTTGCAGGAATGGTGAATAACGCCCGAAATAAGCAAAGATTACGGTGGAGGGAAACAGTCAAAAAAGATATAGTGGAAAGAGCGACCCGATAGGGGAACGCCAAAATAATTATTGCCAATTGCTTTCATAGTTTTCCACTTTAAAGTGGTTAACCTATATTAGTGACGTACAGTTTGTATTAACTAAAAATCTCAATGTACACACCTCACACTTCTCACTACGCTGTACTCAATGCTACCCCACAGCCATCATTGGCTTTAAGTATTTCTTATCTATGTAGAAAGTACCAAAAGGAAGTAAGGAGGCGATGAAAAGAATGGTGAACATTTTGAAGCCCCATTTGCGTTCTAAAGTCAATAGTGCAGCCAAAGCTACATAGGCGATAAAGAGGAATCCATGGGCATAACCAATATAAATATTGGGTTCTGGCATTTGTGCCAAATATTTTAATGGCATTCCCAGGCCAAATAGCATCAGATAGGAAACTCCTTCAAGAATTGCAGTAATACGAAAAGCTTTTAACATAAGTAGTATTTTTTTAAACCTTTAAGGTCTTATTGATGGTGTTTTATAAATAGACCTGTCAGCTTATAAATAAGTTGACAGGTCCAATATGCTTAAGAAAACTATTCCTTCGCGATGATTTTTATAAATGGATAACTTCTCCGTAAGCATCGGCTACTGCTTCCATAACGGCTTCACTCATGGTAGGGTGGGGGTGTACAGATTTTAAGATCTCATGCCCTGTGGTTTCTAATTTTCTAGCCACTACTGCTTCGGCGATCATATCCGTTACCCCGGCACCGATCATATGACATCCCAGCCATTCCCCGTATTTTGCATCGAAAATTACTTTTACAAATCCGTCCTTTGCTCCTATGGCGGCAGCTTTTCCACTAGCGGAGAAAGGAAATTTACCAACCTTAATTTCGTATCCTTTTTCAATGGCCTGTTTTTCTGTAAGGCCAACAGAGGCAATCTCTGGGGAACAATAGGTGCATCCGGGGATATTTCCGTAGTCCAAAGGCGCTACATTTAAATCCGCTAATTTCTCCACACAAAGAATTCCTTCAGCAGAAGCAACATGTGCCAAAGCCTGTCCTGGGACAATATCTCCAATGGCGTAGTAGCCTGGGATGTTGGTCTGGTAGTAGTCGTTGACAAGGATTTTATCCTTATCGATAGCAATCCCTACTTCTTCCAAGCCAATGTTTTCTATATTGGATTTAATTCCAACAGCGGAAAGAACGATATCCGCTTCCAATATTTCTTCTCCTTTTGCGGTTTTCACTGTCGCTTTTACACCATCACCGGAAGTGTCCACTTTAGTAACTTCAGCAGAAGTCATGATTTTGATACCTGCTTTTTTAAGGCTGCGCTCCAATTGCTTGGACACTTCCTCATCTTCTACGGGAACCACATTAGGAAGGAACTCTACCACGGTAACATCGCTTCCCATAGCATTGTAGAAATAGGCAAATTCTATTCCTATGGCACCGCTACCTACTACTAACATTTTTTTGGGCTGGTGGTCCAAGGTCATGGCTTCACGATAACCAATTATTTTTTTACCGTCCTGTGGCAAACTGGGAAGTTCCCTACTTCTTGCACCAGTGGCGATGATTATATTGCTGGCGGAATATTCCGTCTCTTTTCCATCGGCGGACTTAACACTAACTTTTTTTCCCGGTTTCAGGGTGCCGAAACCGTTGATGACCTCAATTTTGTTCTTTTTCATCAAAAACTGGACTCCCTTGCTCATGCCGTCAGCGACATTGCGACTCCTTTTCACAACAGCATCAAAATCCTTGTCAACTCCTTCAGCTTTTAGTCCATAATCACTTGCGTGCTGTAGGTACTCAAAAACCTGAGCCGATTTCAATAGCGCCTTGGTAGGGATACATCCCCAATTTAAACATACACCGCCTAGGTTTTCCTTTTCTATAATGGCAGTCTTAAATCCTAATTGGGAAGCTCTAATAGCGGTTACATAACCACCAGGGCCACTACCTAATACAATAATATCGAAATTGCTCATCCTATCTATTTTTTGATAACTATATATTAAAGTGCCAAAGTTACAAAACCATACCGAATTCCCACGGATGACATTTTAAATTAATGGGAAAATTGATATAGTTTTTTTAGGCACCAAAATTAAACCTAGTCTTTAATTAGGGGCGGTGTTGAAATAGGGTGCAAGAAGAAGTTATTTGGCAGGTATAAATTTAAGGGCGGCGCCGTTTACACAATGTCGTTTGCCTGTCGTTTCATTAGGACCATCGTCAAAGACGTGGCCTAAATGACCACCACAGGTAGCGCAGTGTTCTTCGGTACGTTTAAAACCAATTTTGTAGTCTACATTAAAGGCTACATTTCCCTTAATTTCCCGATCAAAGCTGGGCCATCCGGTTCCTGAATCAAATTTATATTCACTTTTAAAAAGTTCGGTGCCGCATGCCGCACAGGCGTAGACTCCTTTTTGCTTGATGTGCAACAATTCACTAGATCCAGCATTTTCGGTACCTGCCTTTCGCAGTACATAAAACTCCATATCGGTAAGTTGTTCCCGCCATTCGGTTTCGGACTTGGTGACCTTAAAGTTTTCCTGTTTTGGGGCTGTTTCCGCTTTGGACGCTTCCTTTTCTTGGGAGGTTCCCTTACATCCAATAAAAATTAGGCAAAAAGCTAATAATATTCTTTTCATGGAACTACAATTTTTAATGGTTTAGACGAAGCAATTGGCACTTCCTTTCAAACGGTATTTGTGGAATATTCTGGCGTAAGTGTTTTGTTTTTAAAACTATAGGTCCTTGAATTCGATGGAATCAAGGACCTATAGTAAAAAAGTAGTAATGCTATTTATTTTATTGTAAATCGCTGTACATCCTTTTCGGCAACCCCAAGGGCATTCATTACTGCCTTGATATTGGATTTGTCCATTTTTGATGATAAACCCAAATTTGCAGGAACTACAAATACTCGAAATATTTGATTTGATACAAGGCTCTGGTCCACCATTGAAGCATCGAAATCTGGTTCAAGATAGATTGTATAATCATTTTTGGTGAAGTCGAAGTTGTAATAAAGAACCCC
Encoded here:
- the aroQ gene encoding type II 3-dehydroquinate dehydratase; the encoded protein is MKIIIINGPNLNLLGKREPEVYGKTTFEDYFADLQFKFQEVQLEYFQSNSEGDIISKLHDCGFEDYEGIVLNAGAYTHTSIGIGDAIKGINTPVVEVHISNTFAREKFRHVSYISPVAKGVVLGFGLKSYDLAIRSFLEK
- the msrB gene encoding peptide-methionine (R)-S-oxide reductase MsrB, which encodes MKRILLAFCLIFIGCKGTSQEKEASKAETAPKQENFKVTKSETEWREQLTDMEFYVLRKAGTENAGSSELLHIKQKGVYACAACGTELFKSEYKFDSGTGWPSFDREIKGNVAFNVDYKIGFKRTEEHCATCGGHLGHVFDDGPNETTGKRHCVNGAALKFIPAK
- a CDS encoding sigma-70 family RNA polymerase sigma factor yields the protein MTKDLEHQFVTELQHNQNIVHKVCTLYTNDRDSHNDLFQEITIQLWKAYPKFRGDSKFSTWMYRVALNTAITLYRKSKKSIPTQDYESVIFKISADEYDPREEQQLKLLYNAVKELGDIDKALVFLYLEDKNYTEIAETLGISEVNARVKMNRIKNKLRTILNP
- the lpdA gene encoding dihydrolipoyl dehydrogenase, with protein sequence MSNFDIIVLGSGPGGYVTAIRASQLGFKTAIIEKENLGGVCLNWGCIPTKALLKSAQVFEYLQHASDYGLKAEGVDKDFDAVVKRSRNVADGMSKGVQFLMKKNKIEVINGFGTLKPGKKVSVKSADGKETEYSASNIIIATGARSRELPSLPQDGKKIIGYREAMTLDHQPKKMLVVGSGAIGIEFAYFYNAMGSDVTVVEFLPNVVPVEDEEVSKQLERSLKKAGIKIMTSAEVTKVDTSGDGVKATVKTAKGEEILEADIVLSAVGIKSNIENIGLEEVGIAIDKDKILVNDYYQTNIPGYYAIGDIVPGQALAHVASAEGILCVEKLADLNVAPLDYGNIPGCTYCSPEIASVGLTEKQAIEKGYEIKVGKFPFSASGKAAAIGAKDGFVKVIFDAKYGEWLGCHMIGAGVTDMIAEAVVARKLETTGHEILKSVHPHPTMSEAVMEAVADAYGEVIHL
- the xerD gene encoding site-specific tyrosine recombinase XerD, whose translation is MNWEHALKDYQHYLNIERGLSKNSIKSYVLDLEKLVHFLNSKNLTDSPIAISKGTVQRFIYELAQQVNPRSQARTISGLKSFFNYLIFEDYRQDNPMELIESPKVGRKLPDTLSETEINNLIGAIDLSKPEGERNRAILETLYGCGLRVSELLDLTLSDLYFEEDFIKVTGKGDKQRFVPISKINKKYIDIYRKEIRVHMPIQKGSEDILFLNRRGRKLTRAMIFTIIKQLAEKISLKKTISPHTFRHSFATHLLQNGADLRAIQQMLGHESITTTEVYMHIDRVHLGEVMQKYHPRKIDPEEQSPQ
- a CDS encoding 1-acyl-sn-glycerol-3-phosphate acyltransferase, with product MGLFKKNPFGHILFIKKWLIRILAVITHKRYRGFNTLEIEGSEILRNLPDQNVLFVSNHQTYFADVVAMFHVFNASLSGREDSIKNLGYIWQPKLNMYYVAAAETMKKNLLTKVMAYAGSVSVERTWKSEGQEVNRQVKMSDISNIGKALNDGWVITFPQGTTTPWKPLRKGTSHIIKKYRPIVVPVVIDGFRRSFDKKGLRIKKKGILQSMVIKEPLDIDYDNESFDSIIEKLEYAIEQHPSFLKVISKKDLMALEEENKQRKFRV
- a CDS encoding amidohydrolase encodes the protein MQKQGFALILLLLSFLSLEAQVYKNDVIKQLDKKSDSYGGIAQEIWNLAEMGYLEEKSSALLQKTLSDEGFTIQQGVAGIPTAFIAEYGSGKPIIAVLGEYDALPGLSQQAIPEKKLANKEAGHACGHHLFGTASAAAAIEAKNWLEKNKSKGTIRFYGCPAEEGGSGKVYMVREGLFNDVDIALHWHPSAQNSASAGAALANKSAKFRFYGISSHAAAAPEKGRSALDGVEAMNYMVNMMREHVPEQARIHYVITEGGKAPNVVPDYAEVYYYARHTKRDVVIDIFERIRKAAEGAALGTGTTMDFEMIGGTHELLPNLTLQKLMYDNLTQVGGFNYDTAESIFADKISKTLGNNTTNLATVKNIKPYKTEAVAFGSTDVGDVSFTVPTVGMRAATWVPGTSAHSWQAVAAGGTSIGNKGMMVAAKTLALTAIDLFKNKDLIEKAKLEFLEKRGPNFKYTPLLGDRSPALDYRK
- a CDS encoding outer membrane beta-barrel protein, translating into MKRIFVVIVLALFGFNVHAQEGFKAGANIGLPVGDAADLSSFSIGLDVVYHWEVSDTFVAGIASGFTNAISKEIAGIKFDDIQFLPVAASGRIAAGEDFSLGADLGYAIGINDGNDGGFYYRPLVGYRVGSDMELNVSYTGISLDGGSWSTINLGVLFTL
- a CDS encoding NAD(P)/FAD-dependent oxidoreductase, which codes for MNIPKSSFPRIIIVGGGFAGIALAKKLSKKEVQVVLIDKHNYHTFQPLLYQVSTGGLEPDSIAYPIRKVLKDFPNFIFRLAKVTEILTSENIINTNIGILEYDYLVIAAGSKTNYYGNKEIAVNSMAMKSIPQSLNLRSLILENFEQALLTDNYHERNALMNFMIVGAGPTGVELAGALAEIKKGILPKDYPDLDTRRVQINLIQSNSRVLKEMSEEASEKAEEFLEELGVHIWKNMRVTGYDGKTVTTNTEEIFEAATLVWAAGVKGVKMKGLDAKELLAGGNRIIVNQYNQVKGYDNIFAIGDIASMQLKDLPNGHPMMAQPAIQQGENLGENLVRLLENKPLNPFVYKDKGSMATIGRNKAVVDLKKFKFQGVFAWFVWMYVHLFFLIGFRNRIVVFVNWVYNYIRFDREARLIIRPFKRNYDAFKN
- a CDS encoding DUF3817 domain-containing protein, which translates into the protein MLKAFRITAILEGVSYLMLFGLGMPLKYLAQMPEPNIYIGYAHGFLFIAYVALAALLTLERKWGFKMFTILFIASLLPFGTFYIDKKYLKPMMAVG